The region TGCGGGGCAGCACGTACGTGCTGAGCACGTACTCGCGGAAGTCCGGGATGCTCCCGCTCGCCGGGCCGCCGTCGCGCAGCACGCCGACGGTGCCGAGCAGCCGGGTCAGTGCCCGCGCGCAGAACGCGGCAGGGCCTGCGCCGAACATGAAGAGGCGATCACCCGGTTCCCACATCTCGACCAGGAAGCGGTATGCGTCGGTGACCGCTTGCCGGGCTGCCTCGCGTTCAGCCGGGCGGCGTCGCAACGGGTGCATCGTGACGCCGCCGTCGTGCTCGGTGCGCCCAGCGGACCAGACGATCTGCACATCACCGGAAACCAGCGAGTCGGCCAGCGCGGCTCCGTTGCCCGTACCGCCGGCACCGGTCCGGTCGAAGCACAGCGCGATGTTCTTCACGATGACCCCCGACGAAGTGGGCTGAGGAAGCGCTGTCTGTGGAGTTTGCCAGAACTTCGCTCAGATGTCTGCGTCTTCGTCAATAATGTCACGTTTGCGCCACGAATTCCCCACCCGGGAAGGTAGTTCGGCTACGGAAATCGCAGCACGGGTGCGGCGCCGTCAGCCACCCATCAGCATGCGCCATTGATCGAGGTTGCTGGCGCGATAGACGTAGTTAGTGGTGCGCACCTCCGACAGCGAGGCGCTCGGCTCCGCGGAGTACCAGTGACCGGGGAACACCGTGGGGTCACCGGAGAGCCGGGCCAGTGCCTGCAGGCTGCGGAACATGTCGTCGACGTTGCCGCCGGGGAAGTCGGTGCGGCCGCATCCCTCGAGGAACAGGGTGTCACCGGCGACTAGCCGGCCGTCGAGAAGGAAGCACTGGCTGCCGGGGGTGTGTCCCGGGGTGTGCAGCAGCTCGATGTCGATCGCGCCGACGCTGACCGTGTCGCCGTGCTGGTGCGCCGTCAGCTCACTGGGTGCGATGCCGGTGATCCTCGAGACCCAGTCCGCTTCGTGGGTGTTGACGTGCACGGGCACGCTGACCCGCTCCAGCAGCTCGGCCAGACCTTTGAGTTCGAAGCCCATCATCGAGCCCCCCACATGGTCGGGGTGGTGGTGGGTGACCAGCACGCCGGACAGGTGCATGCCGTCGGCCTCGAGCACGTCCACCAGATCCTGCGCCGCATACGCGGGATCGACGACGACGGCGTCGCCGGTCTGGCGGTCGCCGATGAGATAGGCGAAGTTCCGCATCTGCTGGGCGATCACGTCGGCGGCGGCGAAATCGCGGCCCGACAGCAATTGCTTGAAGTAGAGACGCCCAGCGCTCGATGAGGTGTCAGCCATGTCGGTCAGCGTATGCGCCGGGGTCCGGCCGCACGGTTGCACCTGCTCGCGGGCCGCAACGACCAGCGGTTTGGCGACTGAATCGCGGAGAATGTACCCTCTTTAAGGCTCACCGCTCGGCGGTGTGCCGCGCATGGCACGAGGCCCCCTTAGCTCAGTCGGCAGAGCGTTTCCATGGTAAGGAAAAGGTCAACGGTTCGATTCCGTTAGGGGGCTCGGTGGACCGGTGGCAGCGGCCCCGGATCCGTCGGGGCGGTGTAGCTCAGCTGGTTAGAGCGCACGACTCATAATCGTGAGGTCGGGGGATCGAGCCCCCCCACCGCTACAAGACAGACAAGAACGAACTCCGAAAGAGGCACCTGACGTGGCGTCCAGTACCGACGTACGGCCGAAGATCACTTTGGCGTGCGAGGTGTGCAAGCACCGCAACTACATCACGAAGAAGAACCGCCGCAACGATCCCGATCGGCTCGAGATCAAGAAGTTCTGCCCCAACTGCGGCAAGCACCAGGCCCACAAAGAGTCGCGCTAGGCGGCATCACCGGGGCCCGGGCGCAGTCGATACGCACCGCGGCGGGCCTGACCAGGTAGGTTCATCAGTCGTGTCTTTCTTGGACGAGTATGTCGGGTTGCACTACCGCCATCCCGACCATTACGTCGTCGGACGCGAGAAGATCCGCGAGTACGCCACGGCTGTCAAGAACGATGATCCCGCCTTCTTCGACGAGAAGGCCGCCGCCGATCTCGGCTACGACGCCCTGCTGGCGCCGCTGACCTTCATCTCGGTGTTCGGGTATCAGGCGCAGTCGGCGATGTTCGCCACCGCCGGCATCGGCATCACGGACGCGAAGATCGTGCAGGTGGATCAGTCGCTGAAGTTCGTGCGGCCGATCAAGGCGGGCGACACGCTGTTCTGCGACGTCTGGATCGACTCGGTGCGCCAGGCGCACGGCACCGACATCATCGTCACCAAGAACGTCGTCAGCAACAGCAACGGCGACGTCGTACAGGAGTCCTACACCACCCTTGCAGGGCGGAGCGAAGAAGACGGGGAGAGTGGCTTTTCCGATGGCATTGCGTGAGTTCAGTTCGGTCAAGGTCGGCGATCAGCTGCCCGAGAAGGTCATCACGTTGACCCGGGCGGACCTGGTCAACTACGCCGGGGTCTCCGGCGATCTCAACCCGATTCACTGGGACGACGACATCGCCAAGCAGGTCGGCCTGGACACCGCGATCGCCCACGGCATGCTGACCATGGGCCTCGGTGGCGGTTACGTCACCGCCTGGGTCGGTGACCCGGCCGCCGTCACCGAGTACAACGTGCGCTTCACCGCGGTGGTGCCGGTGCCCAACGACGGCAAGGGCGCCGAGATCGTGTTCAACGGGCGCGTGAAGTCCGTCGACGAGGACTCGAAGTCGGTCACCATCGCGCTGACGGCCACCGCCGGCGGTAAGAAGATCTTCGGCCGGGCCGTGGCCACGGCCAAGCTGGCATAGGGACCACGACATGGCACTCAAGATCGACATCAGGGGCATGGTCTGGAAGTACCCCGAGCCTTACGTAGTGGGCCACGAGCAGATCCGCCAGTACGCCAACGCCGTCAAGGCGAACGACGCGACGAGCCACAGCCTGGAGGCGGCGCGGGCGGCGGGACACGAGGCGCTGATCGCGCCCCCGACGTTCATGTCGATCTTCGCGGTGATGATCCAACGGCACTTCTTCCAGCACAACGACCTCGGCTTCGAGACCCTGCAGATCGTTCAGGTGGACCAGAGATTCCAGTTCCACCGGCCGATCAAGGCGGGTGACGAACTCGAGGGAACGCTGTACGTCGTGAGCGTCGACGAACGTTTCGGCGCGGACATCGTCACCACCCGCAACACCCTGATCGATCAGCACGGCGAGCTGGTCATGGAGTCGTTCACCACGCTGATGGGCCACAGCGGCGAGAATTCGATCTCGGCCGGATGGGATCCCGAGACGGGGCAGGTGATGCGCAAGCCCGTCATCCACGACGCCGGCGAAGACACCAAAGACGTCGACGAGCCGGCGACCCCGGGAACGGATTAGCAACTCCGACCTGCGGCACGCTACACTCGGACCTCGGGGTTTTCCCAGTTGAGCGCGCTGTCCGTCGGGCTTGTGTCACCGATCGGGGAGCGCGCGAATTGTGTGGGCCCTGTAGGGATCCCTGAAGGGGCGTAGCTCAACTGGCAGAGCAGCGGTCTCCAAAACCGCAGGTTGCAGGTTCAAGTCCTGTCGCCCCTGCTCAACTGAATACTCGACAGGTGTGGACGGCACGTCAGCTTTGGATACTGGAGAGTGACCGGCACGAGACGGACGATCAGGATAGGGAGCATGCGGTGAGCGACGAGCGCGACGCAGGCACCGACAACGGCGCACAGACCGGTGACGGTGACACGCGCGGCCAGACCGCGGTCGTGACCCGACCGCTGCGGCCCACAGGTAAGCGATCACGGCGCGGCGTGCTGGCCGAGCTCGAGGCCGACACCGAGACGGCGCCGGAAACCGAGACCTCGGACCGCAAGGACGACGGCCGTCCGAAGGCGAAGAAGAAGACCGCGAAGAAGCCCAAGGAAGGGCCGTCACGGAACCCGATCGCCTTCATCTGGAATTACCTGAAGGAAGTCGTCGCCGAGCTGCGCAAGGTCATCTGGCCCAACCGCAAGCAGATGATCAGTTACACCACGGTCGTGCTCGTGTTCCTCGCGTTCATGGTCGCGCTGATCGGCGGAGTGGACGTGGGCCTGGCCAAGCTCGTGAGCATCGTCTTCGGGTGACGCACCGAGTCGATCATCGCGACGAAAGACAGTGAAGAGAGGTTTGACACGTGACTAGCTTCGACGGCGAGACAGCCGCGAGCGTGTCCGAAGCGCGCACCGAGGACGCCGACCCCGCGGTCGTGATCGCCGACGAGGCCGCCGAGCGGCTCGAGGTGAGCACGCCCGCCGAGGCCGTCGCGGACGCGCCGGTGGAGACCGCCGAGGAATCGCCGGCCCCGACATCCGAGCAGGAATCCGATGCCGCCGCCGATGCGGCTCCGGAGGAGGACGAGGATCCCGCGGTCGCGCTCAAGAAGGAGCTGCGGCTCAAGCCGGGCGACTGGTATGTCATCCACTCCTACGCGGGCTACGAGAACAAGGTGAAGGCCAACCTCGAGACGCGCGTGCAGAACCTGGATGTCGGCGACTACATCTTCCAGGTCGAGGTGCCCACCGAAGAGGTCACCGAGATCAAGAACGGCCAGCGCAAGCAGGTCAATCGCAAGGTGCTGCCGGGTTACATCCTGGTCCGCATGGAGCTCAACGACGAGTCGTGGGGCGCGGTGCGCAACACCCCCGGGGTGACCGGGTTCGTCGGCGCGACGTCGCGGCCCTCGCCGCTGACGCTCGACGACGTGGTGAAGTTCCTGCTGCCGCCCGCCGCCGCCAAGAAGCCCGC is a window of Mycolicibacterium chubuense NBB4 DNA encoding:
- a CDS encoding MBL fold metallo-hydrolase, whose translation is MADTSSSAGRLYFKQLLSGRDFAAADVIAQQMRNFAYLIGDRQTGDAVVVDPAYAAQDLVDVLEADGMHLSGVLVTHHHPDHVGGSMMGFELKGLAELLERVSVPVHVNTHEADWVSRITGIAPSELTAHQHGDTVSVGAIDIELLHTPGHTPGSQCFLLDGRLVAGDTLFLEGCGRTDFPGGNVDDMFRSLQALARLSGDPTVFPGHWYSAEPSASLSEVRTTNYVYRASNLDQWRMLMGG
- the rpmG gene encoding 50S ribosomal protein L33; this encodes MASSTDVRPKITLACEVCKHRNYITKKNRRNDPDRLEIKKFCPNCGKHQAHKESR
- the hadA gene encoding (3R)-hydroxyacyl-ACP dehydratase subunit HadA, with the protein product MSFLDEYVGLHYRHPDHYVVGREKIREYATAVKNDDPAFFDEKAAADLGYDALLAPLTFISVFGYQAQSAMFATAGIGITDAKIVQVDQSLKFVRPIKAGDTLFCDVWIDSVRQAHGTDIIVTKNVVSNSNGDVVQESYTTLAGRSEEDGESGFSDGIA
- the hadB gene encoding (3R)-hydroxyacyl-ACP dehydratase subunit HadB — translated: MALREFSSVKVGDQLPEKVITLTRADLVNYAGVSGDLNPIHWDDDIAKQVGLDTAIAHGMLTMGLGGGYVTAWVGDPAAVTEYNVRFTAVVPVPNDGKGAEIVFNGRVKSVDEDSKSVTIALTATAGGKKIFGRAVATAKLA
- the hadC gene encoding (3R)-hydroxyacyl-ACP dehydratase subunit HadC, whose translation is MALKIDIRGMVWKYPEPYVVGHEQIRQYANAVKANDATSHSLEAARAAGHEALIAPPTFMSIFAVMIQRHFFQHNDLGFETLQIVQVDQRFQFHRPIKAGDELEGTLYVVSVDERFGADIVTTRNTLIDQHGELVMESFTTLMGHSGENSISAGWDPETGQVMRKPVIHDAGEDTKDVDEPATPGTD
- the secE gene encoding preprotein translocase subunit SecE, translating into MSDERDAGTDNGAQTGDGDTRGQTAVVTRPLRPTGKRSRRGVLAELEADTETAPETETSDRKDDGRPKAKKKTAKKPKEGPSRNPIAFIWNYLKEVVAELRKVIWPNRKQMISYTTVVLVFLAFMVALIGGVDVGLAKLVSIVFG
- the nusG gene encoding transcription termination/antitermination protein NusG, with product MTSFDGETAASVSEARTEDADPAVVIADEAAERLEVSTPAEAVADAPVETAEESPAPTSEQESDAAADAAPEEDEDPAVALKKELRLKPGDWYVIHSYAGYENKVKANLETRVQNLDVGDYIFQVEVPTEEVTEIKNGQRKQVNRKVLPGYILVRMELNDESWGAVRNTPGVTGFVGATSRPSPLTLDDVVKFLLPPAAAKKPAKSTAGAAASSEASMERPEILVDFEVGESVTVMDGPFATLPASISEVNAEQQKLKVLVSIFGRETPVELTFNQVAKI